One window from the genome of Paracoccus zhejiangensis encodes:
- a CDS encoding helix-turn-helix domain-containing protein, whose translation MMADAADQAMTVRDVAGYLNVDEKTVYRLAKRGDLPGFKVAGAWRFKRSDLDGWIDLQKKAAKKESLRGPE comes from the coding sequence ATGATGGCGGATGCGGCTGACCAAGCCATGACCGTGCGAGATGTGGCTGGCTACCTGAACGTCGACGAAAAGACGGTTTATCGGCTCGCCAAGCGCGGCGATCTGCCGGGTTTCAAAGTGGCCGGCGCATGGCGCTTCAAGAGGTCAGACCTCGATGGCTGGATCGATCTGCAGAAAAAAGCTGCGAAAAAAGAAAGTTTGAGGG